In Methanothermococcus thermolithotrophicus DSM 2095, one DNA window encodes the following:
- a CDS encoding 30S ribosomal protein S17 has product MKNIGIDVKSPENVCDDVNCPFHGKLSVRGQTFEGIVASDKGHNTVVIKREVVSYIPKYERYEKRTATMVAHNPPCINAKVGDIIKIMECRPISKTKSFVVVEKLGHDVFAEEEQ; this is encoded by the coding sequence ATGAAAAACATAGGGATAGATGTAAAATCTCCTGAAAATGTTTGCGATGATGTTAACTGTCCTTTCCACGGTAAACTATCCGTAAGAGGACAGACATTTGAAGGTATCGTAGCTAGCGACAAAGGACACAACACAGTTGTTATCAAAAGAGAAGTTGTAAGTTACATTCCAAAATATGAAAGATACGAAAAGAGAACAGCCACCATGGTTGCACACAACCCACCTTGTATAAATGCAAAGGTAGGTGACATAATAAAAATTATGGAATGTAGACCCATAAGTAAAACAAAATCATTCGTTGTTGTTGAAAAATTAGGTCATGACGTATTTGCGGAAGAAGAACAATAA
- a CDS encoding 50S ribosomal protein L32e, producing the protein MSELKRLLKLKLKMKQKRPEFKRQDWFKCKRIGTSWRRPKGKHSGMRLQLAHRPAIVKIGYRGPALVRGLHPSGLEDVLIHNVKELEALNPETQGARVASTVGKRKRAEIVKKAQELGIRLLNISKEKQEELLNL; encoded by the coding sequence ATGAGTGAATTAAAAAGATTATTAAAATTAAAGCTCAAAATGAAACAAAAAAGACCTGAATTCAAAAGACAAGACTGGTTCAAATGCAAAAGAATCGGTACAAGCTGGAGAAGACCTAAAGGGAAACACAGCGGAATGAGATTACAATTAGCACACAGACCTGCAATTGTTAAAATAGGTTACAGAGGACCTGCTCTTGTTAGAGGATTACACCCTTCAGGTTTAGAAGATGTACTCATTCACAATGTAAAAGAATTAGAAGCATTAAACCCTGAAACACAAGGGGCTAGAGTAGCTTCAACAGTAGGTAAAAGAAAAAGAGCAGAAATCGTAAAAAAAGCTCAGGAATTGGGAATAAGATTACTAAACATTTCCAAAGAAAAACAGGAAGAGCTCTTAAATCTATAA
- a CDS encoding 30S ribosomal protein S3 — MIERTFVNENVMETLVNEYFKLKLIRAGYSHMDVKKTPVGTRITVYAEKPGFVIGRKGRMVKELTETLEKEYCVENPQIEVKQVENPDLDPEVVAHKIASSLERGMHFRRVAHSAVRRVMNAGAKGVVVIISGKLTGERARVEKFMAGYMKHCGEPSEVLVKKAHQLAKLKLGVTGVTVKIMPPDVVLPDEIVIKGDEIKEVDEVLEE, encoded by the coding sequence ATGATTGAAAGAACATTTGTAAATGAAAATGTTATGGAAACATTAGTTAATGAATACTTCAAACTTAAATTGATAAGAGCTGGATACAGCCATATGGATGTAAAGAAAACACCTGTAGGAACAAGAATCACAGTTTACGCTGAAAAACCAGGTTTCGTTATCGGAAGAAAAGGAAGAATGGTAAAAGAATTAACAGAAACACTTGAAAAAGAGTACTGTGTAGAAAACCCGCAAATTGAAGTTAAACAGGTAGAAAACCCAGACTTAGATCCTGAAGTTGTTGCACACAAAATAGCATCATCCCTTGAAAGAGGAATGCACTTTAGAAGAGTGGCTCACTCAGCAGTGAGAAGAGTTATGAACGCTGGTGCAAAAGGTGTCGTTGTAATTATCTCTGGAAAATTGACTGGGGAAAGAGCAAGAGTGGAAAAATTCATGGCAGGATACATGAAACACTGTGGAGAACCATCTGAAGTGCTCGTTAAAAAAGCCCACCAATTAGCTAAATTAAAACTCGGTGTAACTGGTGTTACTGTAAAAATAATGCCTCCTGATGTAGTCTTACCTGATGAAATCGTCATAAAAGGAGACGAAATCAAAGAAGTTGACGAAGTATTAGAAGAATAA
- a CDS encoding 50S ribosomal protein L5 has protein sequence MSFQEIWEKEPMKRPRIEKVTVNFGVGEAGDRLTIGAKVIEEITGQKPVRTLAKQTNPAFGIRKKLPIGLKVTLRGKKAEEFLKNAFIAFKASGKTLFSRSFDNRGNFSFGVPEHIDFPGQKYDPSVGVYGMDICVTLDKPGYRVKRRKLKRSRLPGRHLVTKEEAIEYIKTKFEVDIEE, from the coding sequence ATGTCATTCCAAGAAATCTGGGAAAAAGAACCCATGAAAAGGCCAAGAATAGAAAAAGTAACTGTTAACTTTGGAGTTGGCGAAGCTGGAGATAGATTAACAATTGGTGCTAAAGTTATCGAAGAAATCACAGGTCAAAAACCTGTTAGAACCTTGGCAAAACAGACAAACCCTGCATTTGGTATTAGAAAAAAATTACCAATTGGACTAAAAGTTACATTAAGAGGTAAAAAAGCTGAAGAATTCTTGAAAAATGCATTTATTGCATTTAAAGCTTCAGGAAAAACACTCTTTTCAAGATCATTCGATAACAGAGGAAACTTCTCATTTGGTGTTCCAGAACACATAGACTTCCCAGGACAAAAGTACGATCCTTCAGTTGGAGTTTACGGTATGGATATCTGCGTAACTTTAGACAAGCCAGGGTACAGGGTTAAAAGAAGAAAGCTAAAAAGAAGTAGATTACCTGGAAGACACTTAGTTACAAAAGAAGAAGCTATCGAGTATATAAAAACAAAATTCGAAGTTGATATTGAAGAATAA
- a CDS encoding 30S ribosomal protein S4e — translation MANKGPRKHLKRLAAPVNWQLPRKVKKFTVRPSAGPHSMDKSLPLLLVVRDILKYADNAREAKKIIKMGKILIDGRKRKEYKHPTGLMDVLSIPDTEENFLVLLDEKGRITLKKTDKNNVKLCKINNKTVIKGGHIQLNLHDGRNHIVKLADATKAEEDVYKTGDSVLISIPEQDIVGHVSFEEGKLAYITGGKHVGEFAKIVEIEKRKLYPDIITLENKDGEKFKTVRDHVFVVGDDEPVITM, via the coding sequence ATGGCAAATAAAGGACCTAGGAAACATCTAAAAAGATTAGCCGCTCCAGTAAACTGGCAACTTCCAAGAAAGGTTAAAAAATTCACTGTAAGACCATCAGCAGGTCCACACTCAATGGATAAATCATTACCATTATTATTGGTTGTTAGAGACATTTTGAAATATGCTGACAACGCAAGAGAAGCAAAAAAAATTATCAAAATGGGTAAAATATTAATCGATGGCAGAAAAAGAAAAGAATACAAACACCCTACCGGTTTAATGGATGTTTTATCAATACCTGACACAGAAGAAAACTTTTTAGTTCTCTTAGATGAAAAAGGTAGAATCACATTAAAGAAAACCGATAAAAATAATGTAAAATTGTGTAAAATAAACAATAAAACAGTAATCAAAGGAGGGCACATACAGCTAAACCTCCATGATGGAAGAAACCATATTGTAAAATTAGCTGACGCTACAAAAGCTGAAGAAGATGTTTACAAAACTGGAGACAGTGTTTTAATCTCAATTCCAGAGCAAGACATAGTAGGCCATGTTTCTTTCGAAGAAGGAAAATTGGCATACATTACCGGTGGTAAACACGTCGGCGAATTTGCAAAAATCGTAGAAATAGAAAAGAGAAAATTATACCCAGACATTATAACACTAGAAAACAAAGACGGAGAAAAATTCAAAACAGTTAGAGATCATGTCTTTGTGGTTGGTGATGACGAACCAGTTATCACAATGTAA
- a CDS encoding elongation factor 1-beta — translation MAKVLVKIKVMPVSPEVDKEALKEKVKETVEKMDTLCRGINDEPLAFGLYSINVMVEMEEKEGGTEPIENALNELEDVESAEVLEVSLA, via the coding sequence ATGGCAAAAGTTCTCGTTAAAATAAAAGTTATGCCTGTAAGTCCTGAAGTTGATAAAGAAGCATTAAAGGAAAAAGTAAAAGAAACCGTAGAAAAGATGGACACATTGTGCAGAGGAATAAATGATGAACCTTTAGCATTTGGTTTGTACTCAATAAACGTTATGGTAGAAATGGAAGAAAAAGAAGGCGGAACAGAACCTATCGAAAACGCTTTAAATGAATTAGAAGATGTAGAAAGTGCTGAAGTTCTAGAGGTTTCACTTGCTTAA
- a CDS encoding 50S ribosomal protein L19e has protein sequence MDVSTQRRIAADVLNCGIDRVWVDPENLDRVKMAITKDDIRLLIKDGIIVKKQEKGISSGRKKKALEQKRKGKRKGPGSRRGAKGARTPKKERWINTIRPLRRMLKELREENKLERSTYRKLYRMAKGGAFRSKNHMKLYMKDHGMLVE, from the coding sequence ATGGATGTATCTACCCAGAGAAGAATAGCCGCAGATGTTTTAAATTGCGGTATTGATAGGGTTTGGGTTGATCCTGAAAACTTAGACAGAGTTAAAATGGCAATAACCAAAGATGACATCAGGTTATTAATAAAAGATGGAATAATTGTAAAAAAACAAGAAAAAGGTATAAGTAGCGGTAGAAAGAAAAAAGCACTTGAACAGAAAAGAAAAGGTAAAAGAAAAGGCCCTGGTTCAAGAAGAGGTGCTAAAGGAGCTAGAACTCCTAAGAAAGAAAGATGGATAAACACCATAAGACCGCTAAGAAGAATGTTAAAAGAATTAAGGGAAGAAAATAAATTAGAAAGATCAACATACAGAAAGTTATACAGAATGGCAAAAGGTGGAGCATTTAGAAGTAAAAACCACATGAAGCTGTACATGAAAGACCACGGGATGTTGGTAGAATAA
- a CDS encoding 50S ribosomal protein L30, with product MAYAVVRVRGSVGVRRDIADTLKMLRLHRVNHCVVVPEEKFKGMIQKAKDYVTYGEINKETLIKLILKRGRLPGNKRVDEEKIKELMDLSVEELSEKILNGEIKLKDTPLKPVFRLHPPRKGYDKAGIKKPFSVGGALGYRGEKINDLLEKMM from the coding sequence ATGGCTTACGCAGTTGTAAGAGTGAGAGGTAGCGTAGGTGTAAGGAGAGATATAGCCGACACACTTAAAATGTTAAGATTACACAGGGTAAACCACTGTGTTGTAGTGCCAGAAGAAAAATTCAAAGGAATGATACAGAAAGCAAAAGACTATGTAACCTACGGAGAAATAAACAAAGAAACGCTTATAAAGTTAATATTGAAGAGAGGCAGACTCCCTGGAAACAAAAGAGTGGATGAAGAAAAAATCAAAGAATTAATGGATTTGTCAGTAGAAGAACTCTCCGAAAAAATATTAAATGGAGAAATAAAATTAAAAGATACTCCATTAAAACCAGTATTCAGATTACACCCTCCAAGAAAGGGATACGACAAAGCAGGTATTAAGAAACCATTTTCAGTTGGAGGAGCTTTAGGTTACAGGGGAGAAAAAATAAACGACCTACTGGAAAAAATGATGTAA
- a CDS encoding 50S ribosomal protein L22: MAKLKYKIEADPKKTANAMGRSLRISRKHSIEICRKLNGMKLDDAIAFLKRVIDLKEPVPFKRHDKDVPHRKGKLGWHAGRFPQKASEEILKVLDNAKKNAEYKGLNTEKLRIKHISSNKGFTIKRYMPRAFGRASPKFQETVHIQVILEEYH, translated from the coding sequence ATGGCTAAATTAAAATACAAAATAGAAGCTGACCCTAAAAAAACCGCAAATGCTATGGGCAGGTCATTGAGAATCTCAAGAAAACATTCAATTGAAATCTGCAGAAAATTAAATGGAATGAAATTAGACGATGCTATTGCTTTTTTAAAGAGAGTTATTGACTTAAAAGAGCCTGTACCATTCAAAAGACACGATAAAGATGTTCCACACAGAAAAGGTAAACTTGGATGGCATGCAGGAAGATTCCCACAAAAAGCTTCTGAAGAAATATTGAAAGTTTTAGACAATGCAAAGAAAAACGCAGAATACAAAGGTTTAAACACTGAAAAGTTAAGAATAAAACATATCTCATCAAACAAAGGATTTACAATAAAAAGATACATGCCAAGAGCATTTGGTAGAGCATCACCTAAATTCCAAGAAACAGTACACATTCAAGTTATATTAGAAGAATACCACTAA
- a CDS encoding 30S ribosomal protein S5, with protein sequence MAKSERRFNVEAWEPKTQVGKMVKEGTITDIDYILDNGLPLLEPEIVDALLPDLEEQVLDVKLVQRMHKSGRRARFRATVVVGNKNGYVGVGMGKAKEVGPAIRKAIAQAKLSLIRVRIGCGSWECGCGTPHSIPFKVKGKCGSVKIELYPAPRGVGLVAGNVAKAVLGLAGVKDAWTKSFGDTRTTFNFAVAAFEALKNLNFVRCLPEQKEKLGLTEGRVL encoded by the coding sequence ATGGCTAAATCCGAAAGAAGATTTAATGTTGAGGCTTGGGAGCCAAAAACTCAAGTCGGTAAGATGGTTAAAGAAGGGACAATTACAGACATTGACTACATTTTAGACAATGGTCTCCCATTGTTAGAACCTGAAATTGTAGATGCCCTTTTACCAGATCTAGAGGAACAAGTATTAGATGTTAAGCTTGTTCAAAGAATGCACAAATCAGGAAGAAGAGCAAGATTTAGAGCTACAGTTGTTGTAGGAAACAAAAATGGTTATGTTGGAGTAGGGATGGGCAAAGCTAAAGAAGTTGGTCCTGCAATTAGAAAAGCCATTGCTCAGGCAAAATTATCATTAATTAGGGTTAGAATCGGTTGCGGTTCTTGGGAATGCGGTTGTGGAACACCACACTCAATTCCGTTCAAAGTTAAAGGTAAATGTGGAAGTGTTAAAATCGAATTATATCCTGCACCAAGAGGAGTAGGTTTAGTTGCAGGTAATGTTGCAAAGGCAGTTTTAGGTCTTGCAGGAGTTAAAGACGCATGGACAAAATCCTTCGGAGACACCAGAACAACATTCAACTTTGCTGTTGCTGCATTTGAAGCTCTCAAAAACTTGAACTTCGTAAGATGCTTGCCAGAACAGAAAGAGAAATTAGGTCTTACAGAAGGTAGAGTACTTTAA
- the yciH gene encoding stress response translation initiation inhibitor YciH, whose amino-acid sequence MPEICPICGLPKDLCVCEEIAKEEQKIKVYVAKRRFGKLMTIVEGFDADLIDVKDLAKKLKDICACGGTVKKDSIELQGDHRRKVEETLVKMGFSKDMIDVR is encoded by the coding sequence ATGCCCGAAATTTGTCCAATATGTGGGTTACCAAAAGACCTGTGTGTATGTGAAGAAATTGCAAAAGAAGAGCAGAAAATAAAAGTATATGTTGCAAAAAGAAGATTTGGAAAATTGATGACCATAGTCGAAGGCTTTGATGCTGACTTAATCGATGTAAAAGATCTTGCTAAAAAATTAAAAGACATCTGTGCCTGTGGTGGAACTGTAAAGAAAGATTCAATTGAACTTCAGGGAGACCATAGAAGAAAAGTTGAAGAAACCTTGGTTAAAATGGGTTTCTCAAAAGATATGATTGACGTTAGATAA
- a CDS encoding 50S ribosomal protein L18 — protein MAHGAKYRVPFRRRREGKTDFRQRLGLLLSGKPRLVARKTLNNNIAQLISYDEKGDVVLVSAHSKELVKIGYKGHCGNIPAAYLTGLLLGKKAVKEGYEEAVLDIGLQRATKGAAIFAILKGALDAGMDIPYSEDVIADEERLNGTHIKNYAELLKEEDEEAYKRQFSKYLEKGLNPEDLPEHFEEIKEKILNL, from the coding sequence ATGGCACACGGTGCTAAATATAGAGTCCCTTTTAGAAGAAGAAGGGAAGGGAAAACAGATTTCAGACAAAGATTAGGTTTATTATTGTCTGGAAAACCAAGATTGGTTGCAAGAAAAACACTAAACAACAATATCGCACAGCTCATAAGCTATGATGAAAAAGGAGATGTTGTATTAGTTTCTGCCCACTCAAAAGAGCTCGTAAAGATAGGATACAAAGGACATTGTGGAAATATCCCTGCAGCATACTTAACAGGTTTATTGTTAGGTAAAAAAGCAGTTAAAGAAGGATATGAAGAAGCAGTTTTAGATATAGGTCTACAAAGAGCTACAAAAGGAGCTGCAATCTTCGCTATATTAAAAGGTGCACTTGATGCTGGCATGGATATTCCTTACAGTGAAGATGTAATAGCCGATGAAGAAAGATTAAACGGAACACACATCAAAAACTACGCTGAGCTCTTAAAAGAGGAAGACGAAGAAGCATACAAAAGACAATTCTCAAAATACTTGGAAAAAGGATTAAACCCTGAAGACTTGCCAGAGCACTTTGAGGAAATAAAGGAGAAAATCCTTAATTTATAA
- a CDS encoding 50S ribosomal protein L6, with protein MPVAAIMREEIDIPENVSVDINGSEVVVKSGGTELRRELSYPNIVIKKEENKVVIESTFPRKKQAAMIGTYRAHIQNMIKGVTEGFEYKLKIRYAHFPMKVSVKGNEVIIDNFLGEKFPRKAKVMEGTKVKVSGEDVIVTGADKEKVGQTAANIEQATKVKGRDIRVFQDGIYIVEKAGKVL; from the coding sequence ATGCCAGTCGCAGCAATAATGAGGGAGGAAATTGATATCCCTGAAAATGTCTCTGTCGATATAAACGGCAGTGAAGTTGTTGTTAAATCAGGCGGAACAGAACTTAGAAGAGAACTTTCTTACCCAAACATTGTCATAAAAAAAGAAGAAAATAAAGTAGTTATAGAAAGTACCTTCCCAAGAAAAAAACAGGCTGCCATGATAGGAACATACAGGGCACATATTCAAAACATGATCAAAGGAGTTACAGAAGGCTTTGAATACAAATTAAAAATAAGATATGCCCACTTCCCTATGAAAGTTAGTGTTAAAGGTAATGAAGTAATTATAGACAACTTCTTAGGGGAAAAATTCCCGAGAAAAGCAAAAGTCATGGAAGGAACCAAAGTCAAAGTCAGCGGTGAGGATGTTATTGTTACAGGGGCTGACAAAGAAAAAGTAGGGCAAACTGCTGCAAACATAGAACAGGCCACAAAAGTCAAAGGAAGGGACATTAGAGTATTCCAGGACGGAATTTACATCGTAGAAAAAGCTGGAAAAGTATTGTAA
- a CDS encoding uL15 family ribosomal protein, whose translation MIRKSKKITKMRGSRTCGYGEAKKHRGAGHRGGRGKAGGHKHKWLRTVKFMPNYFGKYGFKRHPTLVKSLKTVNVGEIEEFVLKNKDLFEVEDGKIVVDVTEFGYEKVLGKGKVSTAMILKAVEFSEGAKEKISAAGGEVVEL comes from the coding sequence ATGATAAGAAAAAGTAAAAAAATCACAAAAATGAGAGGTAGTAGAACCTGTGGTTACGGTGAAGCTAAAAAACACAGGGGAGCTGGTCACAGAGGTGGTAGAGGTAAAGCTGGAGGCCATAAACATAAATGGTTACGTACCGTCAAGTTTATGCCTAATTACTTTGGAAAATACGGATTCAAAAGACACCCTACCTTAGTTAAAAGCCTTAAAACTGTTAACGTAGGAGAAATAGAAGAATTCGTATTAAAAAACAAAGATTTATTTGAAGTTGAAGATGGAAAAATTGTAGTTGATGTTACAGAATTCGGATACGAAAAAGTCCTTGGAAAAGGTAAAGTATCAACTGCAATGATTTTAAAAGCAGTAGAATTCTCTGAAGGGGCAAAAGAAAAAATAAGTGCTGCTGGTGGAGAAGTTGTTGAATTATAG
- the mfnE gene encoding [5-(aminomethyl)furan-3-yl]methyl phosphate kinase, whose amino-acid sequence MHLIKIGGSLTYSVKELLNELKNTDEEIIIIPGGGDFANVVRNLYEKTELDETGAHKIATVCTDLIGMYFSEVSGIKTADNLFDAKRILKDEGIVIVLPSKIVLSTDELPHSWDVTSDSIAAYVAKLLNLNSLIIATDVDGIYDRYPEGKLLNTINTKAIKGFTSVDKHLPKLLIRYNIECFVVNGKYPERIKNIMRNIEDIYTKITLE is encoded by the coding sequence ATGCATCTAATAAAAATAGGTGGTAGCTTAACTTACTCGGTGAAAGAACTATTAAATGAGCTAAAAAATACAGATGAAGAGATAATAATTATCCCTGGCGGCGGGGATTTTGCCAATGTAGTTCGAAACCTTTATGAAAAAACTGAGTTAGATGAGACCGGAGCTCACAAAATTGCAACAGTATGCACAGACCTAATTGGAATGTATTTTTCCGAGGTATCGGGCATAAAAACAGCAGATAATCTGTTTGATGCAAAGAGAATTTTAAAGGATGAGGGAATTGTTATTGTTCTACCTTCAAAAATAGTTTTATCAACAGATGAGCTCCCACATTCTTGGGATGTTACTTCTGACTCCATTGCTGCCTATGTCGCCAAGTTATTGAATTTAAACAGCTTGATTATAGCCACAGATGTTGATGGGATATATGATAGATATCCTGAAGGAAAACTATTAAATACTATAAATACAAAAGCCATTAAAGGTTTTACATCCGTAGATAAACACTTACCAAAACTTTTAATTAGATACAACATAGAATGTTTTGTGGTTAATGGGAAATATCCTGAAAGGATAAAAAATATCATGAGAAACATAGAAGATATATATACAAAAATAACTTTAGAATAA
- a CDS encoding 30S ribosomal protein S14, which yields MTKAPFKKKYGYGSKVCKRCGRKGPGIIRKYGLNLCRQCFRELAPKLGFKKYD from the coding sequence ATGACAAAAGCACCATTTAAGAAAAAATACGGATACGGTTCTAAAGTATGCAAAAGATGCGGAAGAAAAGGACCGGGAATTATTAGAAAATACGGACTTAACTTATGCAGACAATGCTTTAGAGAATTAGCACCAAAATTAGGATTTAAAAAATACGATTAG
- the rpmC gene encoding 50S ribosomal protein L29: MAILRTSEIRELSVQEMKEKLVELKKELMKENVNKATGGAPSNPGKVKELKRTIARILTIMNEKKKEETVNA, from the coding sequence ATGGCTATCCTAAGGACAAGTGAAATTAGAGAGTTATCTGTTCAAGAAATGAAAGAAAAGCTTGTAGAATTAAAGAAAGAATTAATGAAAGAAAATGTAAATAAAGCTACCGGCGGAGCTCCTTCGAACCCTGGTAAGGTTAAAGAACTTAAAAGAACAATTGCAAGAATTTTAACAATAATGAACGAGAAGAAAAAAGAAGAAACAGTAAATGCCTAA
- the rplX gene encoding 50S ribosomal protein L24, whose product MVLTKSKQPRKQRKALYNAPLHLRNRLMSAMLSKELKEKYNKNALPVRKGDVVKVLRGSFKGVEGEVTKVMYKSYRIYVEGVLNKKQDGKETPYPIHPSNVMIVKLDESDEKRFKNLNN is encoded by the coding sequence ATGGTTTTGACAAAATCAAAACAACCAAGAAAACAAAGAAAGGCGCTTTATAATGCACCATTACACCTAAGAAACAGATTAATGTCCGCCATGTTATCAAAAGAATTGAAAGAAAAGTATAACAAAAACGCTCTCCCGGTTAGAAAAGGAGATGTGGTAAAAGTCCTAAGAGGAAGCTTCAAAGGTGTTGAAGGAGAAGTAACTAAAGTAATGTACAAATCATACAGAATATATGTTGAAGGAGTACTTAACAAAAAACAGGATGGAAAAGAAACCCCTTACCCAATTCATCCCTCAAATGTCATGATAGTAAAGTTGGATGAATCAGACGAAAAGAGGTTTAAAAACTTAAATAACTAA
- a CDS encoding 30S ribosomal protein S8 encodes MSLMDPLANALNHISNCEGVGKSVAYVKPASKLIGRVLNVMQDHGYIGNFEYIEDGRAGIYKVELIGQINKCGAVKPRYAVKKQEFEKFEKRYLPAKGFGLLIVSTPKGLMTHDEAKNQGLGGRLISYVF; translated from the coding sequence ATGAGTTTAATGGACCCACTTGCAAACGCCTTAAACCATATATCCAACTGTGAAGGAGTGGGAAAAAGCGTGGCATATGTAAAGCCAGCTTCAAAGCTCATTGGTAGAGTATTAAATGTTATGCAAGACCACGGATATATTGGAAACTTTGAGTATATCGAAGATGGAAGAGCAGGGATTTACAAAGTAGAACTAATTGGTCAAATAAACAAATGTGGAGCTGTTAAGCCAAGATACGCTGTTAAGAAACAAGAATTTGAAAAATTTGAAAAAAGATACTTACCTGCTAAAGGTTTCGGATTATTAATCGTAAGTACACCAAAAGGTTTAATGACACACGACGAAGCCAAGAATCAGGGATTAGGTGGAAGATTAATATCCTACGTATTCTAA
- a CDS encoding zinc finger domain-containing protein — MKYKCTSCSAEIAPRENATRFLCPNCGKGEIVRCEKCRKLSNVYKCPVCGYEGP; from the coding sequence ATGAAATACAAATGTACATCATGCAGTGCCGAAATTGCTCCAAGAGAAAACGCTACTAGATTCCTGTGCCCAAACTGTGGGAAAGGAGAAATCGTAAGATGTGAAAAATGCAGAAAACTAAGCAACGTATACAAATGTCCTGTATGTGGATACGAAGGACCATAA
- a CDS encoding 50S ribosomal protein L14 yields the protein MKGLGSNVVRSLPNGARLFCADNTGAKELEIIAVKNYKGVARRLPSGGVGDMVFVSVKKGTPEMRKQVLPAIIIRQKKEYRRADGSRVKFEDNAAVIVTPDGNPKGSEIKGPVSKEAAERWPGVSRLAKIIH from the coding sequence ATGAAAGGATTAGGCTCAAATGTTGTGAGATCACTACCTAACGGTGCAAGACTGTTTTGTGCTGACAACACAGGTGCAAAGGAATTAGAGATCATTGCAGTTAAAAACTACAAAGGAGTAGCAAGAAGATTACCTTCAGGTGGAGTCGGAGATATGGTCTTTGTTTCAGTTAAAAAAGGTACACCTGAAATGAGAAAACAAGTTTTACCTGCAATCATCATAAGACAGAAGAAAGAATACAGAAGAGCTGACGGTTCAAGAGTTAAATTTGAAGATAACGCTGCAGTAATTGTAACACCGGATGGAAACCCAAAAGGTTCAGAAATCAAAGGGCCAGTTTCAAAAGAAGCTGCTGAAAGATGGCCTGGTGTATCAAGATTAGCTAAAATAATTCACTAA
- the rnp1 gene encoding ribonuclease P protein component 1, whose translation MITPQNIIRHELIGLDVEIVKSTNPSLIGTKGRVIDETRNTLVVEKSNGKEIVIPKDIATFRFKLKNDELIKVDVNGKLLIGRPEDRLKRKIKQLYPY comes from the coding sequence ATGATAACACCACAAAATATAATAAGACATGAACTAATTGGGTTAGATGTTGAGATTGTAAAATCCACTAACCCAAGTTTAATCGGTACAAAGGGTAGAGTAATTGACGAAACTAGAAATACATTAGTTGTTGAAAAATCAAACGGTAAAGAAATAGTAATTCCTAAAGATATTGCGACATTTAGATTTAAATTAAAAAATGATGAATTAATCAAAGTCGATGTCAACGGAAAACTCCTAATTGGAAGACCTGAAGACAGGTTAAAAAGAAAGATAAAACAACTCTACCCATACTAA